The DNA sequence AGGTCAACCGTTAAAAACGATAAAACGGAAGCAACTGTCGTAACAACCGTAAAAAATAAAGGCCAGCCCGTATTTTCTATTGAATCGATGACGGCTTCTTTACGTTTTCCTATTGCGTAAAAACTGTTTCTAAAAGAATTTACAAGGTGAATTGAGTAGCCTACCGAAAGAGCCATTGCAAGAATTATTGGAACGGAAAGCATTTCGGAACTTCCTTCAATATTTAAATGTCCCATAAAGCCCAAAACTGAAACTATTGCGCCTGTGGTGGCTATGATAGGTACTATCGTACCTCTTAGCGAGCGTGCAAAAATAACCAGAAGAATTATCATACACATAAAACTAAGACTTACGCATTTTTTTATATCTGCGTTCATAACAATCTTTTCTTCCGTTTCAGTGTAGGGTAGACCTGCAGGTTTTATTGTGTAGGCAGAGCTTTTGTATTTGGGATTTGTTACAATATCGATAGCTGTTTCTCCCATGATATACATAAGCTCCTTATCCGAAGTTTTCATCCATTCTTCTCTACTCGGAGTTGCTTTAAGCGAAAGAACAAGCCAAGTTTCTTTTGCATCGCTTGAAACCAGTTTATTTACAATGGATTTTCGGGATAAAATAAAATCCTTTGCCTTTTTAAGTTCGGCAGCATCTTCAGGAATGCCGTCTATAAAGGGATTTTTTATTTCGATTCCTTCTTCCGTTCCGACGCTTATATCGATATCGGTGATAGAAGTAACCGAATCGGCGTACGGAACTTTTTCCAAAAGTTCGCTTCCGATTTCCTTAATCATTTTTAAAACCTCAGGCTTAAAAACATCATCGGATTCTATAAGCAAAACTATGGTGTCATTGCTTCCGAAAAGCTCTTTAAACCTGTCTTCATGTTCTTTCATCTGAGCGGTTAGGTTTACGAAGGCTTCTTCGGTCATTGATGAGGCTCTAAACTTTTTTAGGCCCATTGCGGCAAATACGGTTAGAGCTGCTAATAAGATAACTAACAACCAGCGGTATTTTAATTGAAACTCGCCGATCCTTTTAAAAAATATATGCAAACTTTCAAGTTTCATAGTACAAACCTCTTGTAATACTAACAATTAGTAAACACCGTTTACTAATTGTTAGTATAGCCCTACAGTAAAAATTTGTCAAGAGGAAAAATCAATTTTCTTTGTTTATTTCCGTTTCCGGCTGCATAATTTTATTCCAGCAAAAATACATTACATCAGTCAAGATATCTATAAAGGATAGGGCTTTTTTATAAGAATATTCATGTGTGATGATTTCAAAAAGAGGTGTTAAGGCGGTGCTGTAAATTAAGTGAAGCTGGTCGTCGTTTAAGGGCTGGACATTTATACCTCGTTTTTTTAAGTCGGCAATGAATTTTTTGCATGCTGTAACATCAGTCATGACGAAATCGTGACGGATGTTTTCATATTTTGTTCCCGCCGAGCGGTTAAATAAAAGCCTAAAATCATCGAAGCGGCTGTAAACCAGCGTACATAAATTCTGTAAAGATATGCGTATTGCTTCTTTTGTTGATAAAAAGTCTTTAGTTTCGTATAAATGTATTGCTATTTCGGAAAAATCGGTACCGATACTCAAGGTTTGTCCGATAAGCGGCTGTACGAGAGCTTCAAATATTGCCGCCTTTGACGGAAAATGTTTGTACAAAGCCCCGGCCGTTATGCCGGTCATTGCGGCAATGGAACGCATCGATGCTTTTTCAAAACCGTTTTGCAAAAACTCAGCTTTTGCATTTTTGAGAATTTCCGTGTAGGTATCGCTTTTCTTTTTTGTTGATTCAGCCATCATTTATATTATAGGCATCAGTTTGAAAATTGTCAAAGGGTTATCTTTAAAAATAGGGCTTAGTTATTATTGACATAAGCTCTCTTATGTTATAAAATTATGTCAGCTTTTATAGCTAAACCGGAGAATGACTTATGAAAGAAATATACGGAACGGTCTACGATAAAAATAACAATCCTCTTGAAAAAGCCCTCGTAGCCCTCCTTAACAATAAATTCGAAATTGAATATTCCGATGAAACAAATAATGAAGGAAAATTCAATTTATCTGCTGAGCCGAAGTATTATCCGTTTTTTATTGCTGTAAAAGAGTACAAAGAAAATTATCTTGAATACTGGAGTCAAAATATAGACCTTGATGAGGATTTGGAAATTAATCCTAAAATAGATGTGATTGAGATATACGGTTTACACTGTTTTCAAGTTAAGGGAGCAGGTAACTATTTAATGGTCTACTTTAGACCCATGAGCCTAAGTAAGTTTAAGGCAAACGAAAAAAATATTGTTCCCGATATAGGTAAAGAATCTTTAACCGTATCTGTAAACGGTGAATTTTGCGAAATATTGACTCTTTCCTATGTTGAAGAACAATTTTCTGATGCCCAAATGACATCCTTTCTTATACAGATTTCAACGGATGGGGTAAAATTTTCCGGTAAGAATAAACTTGAACTTAGCATAACCGATAGGAACGGAGACTATGGAGAAGCTTCAATATTCTTTAAACTTTAATTTTTCTACAAATTTTATAAGGAGATACTAATGCAAAACAAAACTGCACCGAGATGGGATTTAAAAAATATTTATCCCGATTTTAAATCAAAAAAATATGCGGAATCAAAAAAGAAAATTCCTGCATTGACTTCCAAGTTTGAAAAACACTTAAAGGCTTTTTCAGATAAGGACTTAAAAAAATGGCTGGTAAAAGCTTTGGATATTTTAAACGAGTTTAATGCCGAAGCCGAAACTCTTTATGCCTATGCTTCGGCCGTGTATACAACCGATACCGAAAACAAAGAAGCTTTATCTGAGCTTAACTCGATATCGGCTCTCTTTGTTCCGTTTACGCCCCTTGGAGTGCGCTTTTCTAATATCTTGGCTTCCGTTTCCAAAGAGGTAAAGGCCTTGATTAAAAACGACAAGGATTTAAAATATGCTTCCTTCTATTTGGAAGATACATTGTTTTGGCAAAAAAAACAGATGAGCGAAGAAGAGGAATCCTTGGCTGCCGATCTTGCCCGCTCCGGTGCTTCGGCTTGGAGCAAATTACAGAGCACGATGACTTCCACAGCTTCATGTATTTGGGATGAAAAAACTAAGGAAGAAAAAACCTTGGTTCAGCTTAGAGCAATGGCCTACGATAAGGATGAGGCTGTCCGAGAAAAGGCTTTTAAAAAAGAACTTGAGCTTTGCAAGTCCATCGAAAAGCCCGTTGCCGCAGCCTTAAACGGCGTAAAGGGAACTTCCATCACCTTAAATAAAAGGCGTAACTGGAAGGGCGGCACAATCGAAAAATCTGTAAAGCAGGCAAATATAACTCAAAAAACTCTTGACTCCTTAATTTCCGCCATCGAAGATTCTCTTCCTGCATGGAGAAAGTATTTAAAGGCTAAGGCCATGCTTTTAGGCAAAAAGGATTTACCCTTTTATGACCTCTTTGCTCCGGTTTCAAAATCATTTCCGACATATACTTGGGAAGAAGCAAAGGCATTGGTAATCGAAAACTTTTCTTCATTTTCAAAGAACATGGGAGACTTTGCAAAAAAGGCCTTTGCCTCCAACTGGATAGACGGCGAGGTACGCAACGGCAAGGTCGGCGGAGCCTACTGTACTCATTTTCCCGTAACAAAGGAACCCAGAGTTCTTTGCAATTTTGACGGCTCTTTTTCTTCGGTCAGTACCTTAGCACACGAGCTGGGTCACGCTTTTCACTTTAATGTTGTAAAGGATATGCCCGTAATAAATCAAAGCTATCCTATGACCCTTGCCGAGACAGCTTCTATTTTTGCAGAAACTATTTTGTTTGAAAGCGAAATTAAAAAAATGAATGAAGAGCAAAAGACGGCTCTATTGGAAATTCACCTTCAAGACGGATGTCAGGTATTGATCGATATTCTTTCTCGTTTTTATTTTGAACGCTCCTTTATGGAAGAAAGGGAAAAGCATGAACTCACAGCTGAAGATTGCTGCCGCCTGATGCTTGAAGCTCAAAAGAAAAGCTATGGAAACGGGCTTGATTCTAAATTGCTTCATCCATATATGTGGCTTGTTAAGGGGCATTATTATTCTGCCGACTTGGGCTTTTATAACTTCCCCTATGCTTTTGGCCAGCTTTTTGCTCTCGGTCTTTATAACCGCTATAAAAAGGAAGGAGAAAAATTTACTTCCGTTTACGAGGATATTTTAAGAAAGACCGGTATGATGGATGCCGTTAAGGTAACAAAGAGTGCAGGCTTTAATATCGAAACTCCGGACTTCTGGAAAGAAGGCATAAAGATTTTTACGGATCAGATAAGCGAATTTGAAAAGCTCGTAAAAAAATCAAAGAAAAAATAACTTTATCTTTTTGATAAAATATTTATAAGCCTCGATTGCTTCCCTCAAAAAAGAATCAATCGAGGCTTTTTGAATTTGAGCCTTTTTAAAATAAATTTTGAACTAGTTTGCCGCCGTCAGTTTCGGGATCCTTGGTGCTCAAATATTCGGAAATATCGACATCCTTTTTATAATAGTCAAGCATATCCTTGTTTTTTTCAAAGAAATGACTTACGGCTATTTTGAAGAATTCCATACAGACTCTGGCATCGTCCTCGGCACGGTGGGCATTTACGGCTTGAACGCCGAACTGTGTTGCAAGGTTTTGCAGGGCATAGCTTTGTAAGCCCGGAAGGGTTTCGCGTGCAAATGTTAGGGTGTCAAAGACCTTGTTTGTAAGCTTTGTTTTTCCGCACCTTTCAAGCTCGCAGTTTATAAAGTTTATATCGAAGCTTGCATTATGGGCAACCAAAACCGTGTTGCGGATAAAGTCCAAAAAGTCGGGCAAAACTTCTGCGAATTTAGGCTGGCCTGCAAGCATCTCATCGGTTATCTGATTTACCTTGCCCGCTTCGGGAGGCATGGGTTTTTCAGGGTCAATTAGAACATTGTAGCGGGCGATAACTCCGCGAATATCGAATTTTACGCAGCCGATTTCGACAACTCTTTCTGCCTTGGCTTCCGTTCCCGTTGTTTCGGTATCGAAGGCCGTAAAAACCGCCTTATCATAGACGGCACTAATCCAATCGTAAGAACTCATTAGGCGTTTAGTACCCCGTTAAATTCTTTTTCGAATTCGGCAATCTTTTTATCCGATTGTTTTTTAGCTTCTTCAACCGATGAAACAACCTTTTCGGAATGGATTATGTAGATCTTTATCTTAGGTTCGGTGCCGCTGGGCCTTATGCAGATTATGGAGCCGTCTTCCAAATAATATTGAAGAACATTGCTTTTAGGTAAAGTAACTGTAGTTTTTTTGTCCGGCTCTAAAGGAGAATATTCCGTGCTTTCCTGAATATCCCTGATGGTTTTTACCTTCACGCCGGCGATTTCGCTTAAATTTCTTTCCCGCACTCTTACCATCATGTCCTGCATAATCTTTAAGCCTTCTGCACCGGGGTATACCATGTTGATGGTCTTTTCTCCGTAAAAGGCAAATTTAGAAAAGATTTCGTTTAGCCTGTCTAAAAGACTCTTTCCCTTGCTCCTCCAATAGAGGGTCATCTCGGCACAAATTGCAGAAGAGGCAATACCGTCCTTATCTCTTACCTCGGTTCCGAAGTTGTAGCCGAAGCTTTCTTCATAACCGTAAAGATAGGAGTGGGAGCCCGTGCTTACCATCCTTTCGGCAACGCCGCATATCCACTTAAAGCCGGTAAGACATTCTTCGCTTTGCACATTGTAAGAGGCAGCAATCAAATCGCTTAAGGGGGAGGTTACTATCGAGCGTACTATTGCGGCATTTTGAGGCAGCTTATTTTGTTCTTTTAATGTAAGACAGATATAATCCGCAAAGAGGGCTCCCATCTGGTTGCCGCTTATAAGCTGCATTTCGCCTGCATCGTTTTTTACTGCACAGGCAAAGCGGTCGGCATCGGGATCGGTGGCCATCAAAATATCGGCTCCTTCCTTTATAGCCAAATCCATGGCCATCTTTAAGGCTTTCGGGTCTTCGGGATTGGGATAGCTTACCGTCGGGAAATTTCCGTCAGGTTCACGCTGTTCGGGAACGCTTATAACATTAAAGCCCATTTCTCCCAGAACCTTTTCTACATGCATAGCTCCCGTTCCGTGAAGGGGAGTGTAAACTATCTTTACCTTGGAAGCCATATTTTTAATAATTTCTTGACGGCTGATTTTCTTTTTAAGCATAGCCCAGTATTTTTCATCGATTTCTTTATCGATTATTACGAGCTTTCCGTTTTTAAGAGCTTCTTCTTCGCTCATCATTTTGATTGAAGAAACTTCTCCTACCTTTTTGATGATGCCCGAATCATGGGGCGGGGTAATCTGGGCTCCGTCCGACCAGTAGGCCTTGTAGCCGTTGTATTCGGGAGGGTTGTGCGAGGCTGTTACTACAATTCCCGTATCGCAGCCGAGTTCCCTTATGGCATAAGAAAGTTCCGGCGTAGGCCTAAGGCTCGAAAAAAGGTAACAGCGGATATTGTTTGCCGCAAAAATCAGAGCAGCCGTTTTTGCAAAAACATCCGAAAAGCGTCTTGAGTCATAGGCAATTACGGCACTTAAAGAGCCGGCCTTGGCCTTCTCAGGCTTTGCTTCAATCAGATAGTCCGCAAGTCCTTGGGTTGCATTTTTTATTACTAAGGGATTCATGCGGTTTGTGCCGCCCCCTATAATTCCCCTTAAACCAGCCGTTCCGAATTCCAAGTCCCTGTAAAATCGGTCATACAATTCCTTTTCATCGTTTTTTTCGATTAAAGCCTTAACATCTTCTGCGAATTTTACTTCCTTTTCTTCGGAAACATATTTTTTTGCTCTATTTAATATTTCATTTTTATCCATAAAAAGTCCTCCATTTATAACTCTATAATTATACCACAGTTCAGAGGTTTCCTGCAAGGGTATGAAAATTCGGCATAAAAAAATCGGACCGAAATTTTTAAGATGCCTTACAAAAAATCCGGAAGATACTTTATCCACTGCCTCAAGGCTGCCGCTTCTTCGATATGGGCTAAGGAAATATTTTCGCTTGACTCTATGTCGGCGATTGTGCGGGATATTTTTAAGAGGGCGTGGCTTCCTCTTCCCGAAAGTTTTTTTGAGTCAACAATCACGGAAAAAAATCTTTCCGCCTCGCCGCTCATTTTGCAAACTTCAGCCGTTTCTTGGGGTGAAAGTTTTGCGTTTTCATAAATTATGTTTTGCATTTTTTTCTCCTTATTTGTAAATTTTAATCTTTCCCATTGAATGAGCCTTGCGTTTTTTATTTTTTCTCTCATCGTTTGGGTAGAATATTTTGCCTCCGCCAAAATGTTTTCAGGCTTGGGCGGCATTACCGGAACCCTTATATCGATTCTGTCCAAGAGGGGGGCCGTAAGTTTTTTCCAGTATTTTTCGATTTCGTAGGGGAGGCAGGTGCAGACCTTTCCGGGGCTTCCGAAGTTTCCGCAAGGGCATGGGTTAATCGCAAGGAGGAGCTGAAAGCGGGCAGGGAAGGTGCTGCTTCTTCCGGCTCGGCTCAAGGTTACGCTTCCCGTTTCCAAGGGGGCACGGAGACTTTGCAAAACGCTTGCCTTAAATTGAGCGGCTTCATCTAAAAAAAGAACTCCGCCGTGGGCAAGGGAAACTTCACCGGGCATACATTTTCCGGCTCCTCCTATGATGCCTTCCATACTTGCATTTTGAGAGGGCATCCTAAAGGGCGGCCTTTTTAAAAGACGGGGGCTCGATTGAGGCAAGAGGCCTGCGATGCTGTAAATACGGATGGTTTCCCTTGCCGTTTTTTCGTCCATGTCGGGGAGGAGGAGGGGAAAGCGGCTTAAAGAAAGAGTTTTTCCGCAGCCGGGAGGGCCGTAGGCTATGAGGTTATGTCCGCCTGCCGCCGCTATTTCTAATGCCCGTATCAGGCCGTCTTGTCCGCGGATATCCTCAAAGCCTTTTACCAAGCCGAGCCCGCTTTTTGAGTCTTTTTGAAAATCGAAATTTTCCGTTTCTTCCGTATTGCTCCATACAAAAAGAGGCACGGCTCCCGTATAGGGGCTGTTTTCTTTTTTTAACCCCTGAGGCTTTGTATTGAATTTCCCGTTTTCTATTTGGTAGAAAAATTCCAGAGCTTCGATTAAATCGGACACTCCGAATACATTGATGCCGTCTTCGATGAGGGCCTCGGCCTCGTTTTCTTTTGGAACTATAAAGTATTTGATGCCTTGAGAACGGGCTGCCGAGATAGCTCCTATGAGTCCGCGCACAGGCCTTACCCTGCCTGAAAGCTCAAGCTCACCCATTATCATCACGGATTCTTTTTCCCTGTCTTCATCTTGGGGAATTATAGTTTGAGCTTTTGCTTTAACCTCTGCCGAATTTTTTTCCGCCTCTTTTGCCGTTAGGACGGCGATGGCAATAGGAAGATCGAAACCGCTCCCTTCTTTTTTTTGATCGGCAGGGCTTAAATTTATCAGTATCCTGCTTGCGGGAAATTCAAGCCCCGAATTCCTGATAGCAGCTCTCATCCTATCCCTTGCTTCCTTTACGGCAGAACCCGGGAGTCCCACTATGTCGATAACCGGCAAGCCCCGCCTTAAATCTGCCTCGACCTTAATCAATTCTCCTTCATACCCGAATGACGAAAAACTTAAAATTTCCATTATATACTCCTGTCTTTTAATGATAAAATTTTGTTTGTCTCTAAAAACTTCAGTTTTTAGAGGGGGTCTTCAAAAATTTGTGACGTTTGCCCTTGGGCAAACTCGAAGATAAACATGTAGGCTTGTATTTCAAGCCGAAATGTTTATCATGCCTCTCTACTATTATTTTATAAAAAAAATGATTTATGTAGTAAAATTTTAGGAGAAATTTAAATTTCTCTTGCCCCTTGCCCCTTTTTTGTTTTAGTACTATAATGCTTGTAATTATCAATAAAATAGGAGTTTTTTATGCGAAGGGAACATGACTTACTCGGAGAATTGGATATTCCGGAAGATGCTTATTACGGAATTCAAACTTTCCGAAGTGTTGAGAATTTTAAAATTACAGGATTAAGGCTCTGTGATTTTCCCGATTTTATTAAGGGGCTAGCTTATACAAAGCAGGCTGCAGCCGAAGCCAACCATGAACTCGGCTATTTAAGCGATGAAGTTTACAAGGCTATGATTCAAGCTTGTAAAGAAGTTGCCGAAGGCAAATTCGATAAGGAATTTGTAGTCGATATGATTCAAGGCGGAGCGGGAACTTCTACCAATATGAATGCAAACGAAGTTATCGCCAACCGTGCAAACGAAATTTTAGGAAAGGCTAAGGGAACTTATTCGCCCTGCCATCCCAATAATCATGTGAACTTTGCCCAGTCTACAAATGACGCCTATCCTACAGCTGCAAAGCTCGGCATCTCGTTAAATACACCGGCTCTTATAGATGAACTCAAATCTCTTGTTGCTTCTTTTAGAAAAAAGGCTCAAGAACTTGGCGACAATATCAAGATGGGAAGAACCCAGCTTCAAGATGCCGTACCCATGACCCTCGGCCAAGAGTTTGAATCCTATGCCGCTTCTTTGGAAAACGAAATTCCTCAGATTCAATTTGCAAGGGAAAATCTTCACACGATAAATATGGGAGCTACCGCTATCGGAACAGGTATCAACTCTGATCCAAACTATACACCGAAAGTAACCTCGCATTTGGCAAAGATTTCGGGGCTTGATCTAAAGGCTGCAAAGAACATGATAGCCGCCACGAACGATACCTCCGACTTTGTAACATATTCTTCCGAGTTAAAACGCCTTTCTGCAAAGCTTTCAAAGATATGCAGCGATTTACGCCTTCTTTCTTCAGGCCCCAGAACAGGACTTTACGATATAAGTCTTCCTCCGATGCAGCCAGGTTCTTCTATCATGCCCGGAAAGGTAAACCCCGTTATCCCTGAGGTTGTTAATCAGGTTTGCTACAGGGTTATCGGAAACGATACTGCCGTTATCTTGGCTGCGGAATCTGCACAGCTTGAGCTCAACGTTTTTGAACCCGTTATGATTTATTCTATCTTTGAGTCTATTAAACTTCTTATAAATGCAATGAAGACTTTGAGAGAACGATGTGTTACGGGTATTGTAGGAAACTATGAACATTGTAAGGAGAGCGTTCACCGAAGTATCGGCTTGGTTACGGCCTTAAATCCCGTCATCGGTTATGAGGCTTCCTCGGATATTGCAAAGACTGCCTTGCGTGATAACCGCAGCGTCTATGACCTTGTTTTGGAAAGAGGCCTTCTTTCAAAAGAAAAATTGGATGAGGTTTTAAAACCCGAAAACATGACAAAACCTAAGAATATGTCAAAGATTTAATCGATGATTGTAATTTCGACGCGTCTATTTTGAGCGCGTCCTTCTTCGGTGCCGTTTGGGGCAATGGGCTTTGTTCCGCCGGCACCTTGATAAATAAACTTTTCGGCTGGTATGCCCATCTTTACAAGTTTTTCGATGACGGTCTTAGCCCTTTCTTGGGATAGAATTTTTTCATCTTCCGGCTTACCGACATCGGCTGTATGACCTTCTACAAAAAAGAATTCTCCTTCCGATTCTTTTAAAATCTTTGCTATTTCATCAAGCTTTGCTTCTTCTCCTTTTAAAAGAACAGCCCTATCAGGTTCAAATTGAAGATTTTTAAGCCTCAGCATTGTGCCCCGTTTTGTTTTAGCTACTTCAAAATCTTTATTGGGTTTGATTTCGGCTCGTACCGTGTAAGAATAAAAATGAAGCAAAAAGCCTCGGTGCTTTATTTTTTTTCCGTCCGCATAAAAAAACTCTTCATCTATTTTTTCCCGTATCAAAATGGGCCTATTTATATCGTCAAGATAGATGTCCGTCTTTCTTCCGCCTTCCGAGCTCATAAGTTCTTCATCGCCCAGCATGTCTGAGTGTTTGTAGCGGAGTCCTAAGGCGGCTTCTACATGGTGAACGCTTTGGCCGTTTAAAATAGTTTTTCCCTTATATTTAAAACCTGCATTTACAGGAATCCTTACAGCGGTTTTTTCAGGCTTGGGTCTTACTACTACGGTACATTTTCCTTCCCAAGTTTTTCCTATGTCAGCGGGGGTAAACTCTGTTTCAGGCAAAATCGGAAAATTTCTTAAAAGAGGGTAACCCGAATCTTCATCGAAAATTTGAGGTTGGTAAGGATTTTCAATATCTTCTTCATCTTGTTCCGGAATAAATTTAAATGAAAGGGGTAAGATCGAATCTATCGGTAAAGCAGCTTTAAGCCCATCTTTCCGGGTTTTTTGAAGTACAAAGGCTTCTCCCTCGTAAAGATAAGCCCCCTCATTGCTAAGCCTTGTTTCGCTCATATAGAGGCGGGTTTCTCTGGAAGTAAGCCCCGCATATTTTCCGTCAATGTAGACGGAGTAATCGGCTCTTTCCGTAATGAGTATTTTGCCTTGAGATAAATTTTCTTGCCCTAAAAGAAGATTTAGACAAAAACTAGAGAGAAAGCAGATTAAAAAAAGTTTTTTTACGAAGGTGCGGTTTGACCTTACACGCCAACTTGTCATTTGTCCTTTCTATAGTTTTTCTATTTCTTCTTTACTTAGACCTGTCATTTGTATGATAAAGTCAATTTTACAGTTTGCTTTTTTCATAAGATTTGCAGTTTCAATAGCTTTTTGGTATGAGCCGTCGGCAAAGCCTTGTTCAAGACCGTTTTGATAACCTTCATTTATACATGAGGCCCTGTCGTGTTCATATTTCATACGAGAGTCATAAAGCCATTTATCTCTAGGGCTCATTTCCATTAATTCTATTGTTGTATTTGCCTTTCTCATCATTGGTGATTCTTGTTCTAACATCTTTCTTACCTCCGGATTATTAGTTTCGATAAATTTCAGCCAGTTTAATAAGCGTTTTATTTTATCATCCTTGTATTGAGATTCTTTTAAGATTTTAGCCTTTTCAAGGTTTAGTATATGAATCTCAAGTTTTGTAGCTAAAGGCTCTTTTGTATCTTTTTCCAGAACAAGATACTTGTTGTGCAAA is a window from the Treponema denticola genome containing:
- a CDS encoding Rpn family recombination-promoting nuclease/putative transposase, with translation MEKLFKITLRNDYAFKRVFGVEENKDILQDLLECIIDIPSENIIGLELLDKEFHKELLSEKLGILDIKLRLKDGTFVDIEIQNVWHRDFAERTLYYWSKMYNEAIKQGQDYTNLPKCITINLIGKGFNKNKRLHNKYLVLEKDTKEPLATKLEIHILNLEKAKILKESQYKDDKIKRLLNWLKFIETNNPEVRKMLEQESPMMRKANTTIELMEMSPRDKWLYDSRMKYEHDRASCINEGYQNGLEQGFADGSYQKAIETANLMKKANCKIDFIIQMTGLSKEEIEKL